In the genome of Desulfovibrio desulfuricans, one region contains:
- a CDS encoding FmdB family zinc ribbon protein, which yields MPMYDFVCTACGNKFEELVFGDEVPPCPKCASPATEKQMCVPSPLKTGAFPYKPGPVRPMGTGMPPSCAAGGGCGGCGGNSGGSQA from the coding sequence ATGCCCATGTATGATTTTGTCTGCACGGCCTGCGGCAATAAATTTGAAGAACTCGTTTTTGGCGACGAGGTTCCGCCTTGCCCCAAGTGCGCCTCGCCCGCCACAGAAAAGCAGATGTGCGTGCCAAGCCCCCTGAAGACCGGGGCTTTTCCTTACAAGCCCGGCCCGGTACGGCCCATGGGCACAGGCATGCCGCCCTCGTGCGCTGCTGGCGGCGGTTGCGGCGGCTGTGGCGGAAATTCCGGCGGATCTCAGGCATAA
- a CDS encoding DJ-1/PfpI family protein encodes MKKILVLAGDYVEDYEIMVPFQMLQMLGYEVHAVCPGKKPGESVRTAIHDFEGDQTYSEKRGHNFGINYDFDKVNTADYAGLVIPGGRAPEYLRLNPRILEIVREFNNAKKPIAAVCHGPQILVSAGVLKNRSCTAYPAVKPDVVDAGATWCDFNETLSSATVDGNLVSAPAWPAHPALIAEFVKLLGAKISI; translated from the coding sequence ATGAAAAAAATTCTGGTGCTGGCTGGCGACTATGTTGAAGATTACGAGATCATGGTTCCTTTCCAGATGCTGCAGATGCTTGGATATGAAGTGCATGCCGTATGCCCCGGCAAAAAGCCCGGCGAAAGCGTGCGCACGGCCATTCATGATTTTGAGGGCGACCAGACCTACTCCGAAAAACGTGGGCACAACTTTGGCATCAACTATGACTTTGACAAGGTAAATACCGCCGATTACGCGGGCCTCGTCATCCCCGGCGGCCGCGCCCCTGAATATCTGCGTCTTAACCCGCGCATTCTGGAAATAGTGCGCGAATTCAACAACGCCAAAAAGCCCATTGCCGCCGTGTGCCACGGCCCGCAGATCCTTGTTTCGGCTGGCGTGCTGAAAAACCGCAGCTGCACGGCCTACCCGGCGGTAAAACCCGACGTGGTGGACGCTGGCGCGACCTGGTGCGATTTTAACGAAACCCTTTCGAGCGCCACCGTTGACGGCAACCTGGTCAGCGCGCCGGCCTGGCCTGCCCATCCCGCCCTGATTGCCGAATTTGTCAAACTGCTGGGCGCGAAGATCAGCATCTAG